A single Zootoca vivipara chromosome 1, rZooViv1.1, whole genome shotgun sequence DNA region contains:
- the ADARB1 gene encoding double-stranded RNA-specific editase 1 isoform X3: MDIDDEENMSSGSIDVKENRNMDNISPKDGSVQGTGEGNQLSNGGGASSRKRPLEEGSNGHAKFRTKKRKKTPGPVLPKNALMQLNEIKPGLQYKLLSQTGPVHAPIFVMAVEVNGQLFEGSGPTKKKAKLHAAEKALRSFVQFPNASEAHLAMGRTLSVNTDFTSDQADFPDTLFNGFENPAQSDLSFYLDSNGDGSFSSSADYNLSSSVACSLVQSSLPAPSPYPSTSGKNPVMILNELRPGLKYEFLSESGESHAKNFVMAVSVDGQTFEGSGRNKKLAKARAAQSALASLFNMQLDQTPSHQPIPSEGLQLHLPQVLADAVARLVVDKFSDLTDNFTSPHARRKVLSGVVMTTGTDVKDAQVISVSTGTKCINGEYMSDRGLALNDCHAEIIARRCLLKFLYTQLELLLCSKEDQQKSIFIKSERSGFKLRENVQFHLYISTSPCGDARIFSPHEAAQEDQGDRHPNRKARGQLRTKIESGEGTIPVRSTTTIQTWDGVLQGERLLTMSCSDKIARWNVLGIQGALLTLFVEPIYFSSIILGSLYHGDHLSRAVYQRIAEIEDLPPLYILNRPLLSDT, translated from the exons ATGGACATAGATGATGAAGAGAATATGA gttCAGGCAGCATTGATGTTAAAGAGAATCGCAACATGGACAACATTTCACCTAAAGATGGGAGTGTGCAAGGCACCGGAGAGGGGAACCAGCTCTCCAACGGTGGCGGCGCTAGCAGCAGGAAACGACCCTTGGAAGAGGGAAGCAATGGCCACGCCAAGTTCCgcacaaagaaaaggaagaaaacaccaGGGCCGGTCTTGCCCAAAAATGCTCTCATGCAGCTGAATGAAATCAAGCCCGGCTTGCAATACAAACTTCTTTCCCAAACAGGACCCGTTCATGCCCCTATTTTTGTGATGGCAGTAGAGGTTAATGGGCAGCTGTTTGAAGGCTCTGGCCCTACAAAAAAGAAAGCCAAGCTCCATGCAGCCGAGAAGGCCCTAAGGTCATTTGTTCAGTTTCCGAATGCTTCTGAAGCCCATCTCGCCATGGGAAGGACTCTTTCCGTCAATACGGACTTCACCTCTGATCAGGCAGATTTCCCAGATACCCTCTTCAATGGCTTTGAAAACCCTGCCCAGTCTGATCTTTCCTTTTATCTGGATTCCAACGGAGATGGTTCCTTTAGCTCCAGTGCAGACTATAATTTGTCATCTTCTGTGGCCTGTAGCCTAGTACAGTCGTCTCTCCCTGCTCCATCACCATACCCCTCAACAAGTGGGAAGAATCCAGTCATGATATTGAATGAACTTCGACCAGGCTTAAAGTATGAATTTCTCTCAGAAAGTGGAGAAAGTCATGCTAAGAATTTTGTAATGGCTGTGTCAGTGGATGGCCAAACGTTTGAAGGATCTGGAAGAAACAAAAAACTTGCAAAAGCACGGGCCGCTCAGTCAGCTCTTGCATCCTTGTTTAACATGCAGTTGGATCAAACACCATCTCACCAACCTATTCCTAGTGAAGGACTTCAGTTACACCTGCCTCAG GTTTTAGCTGATGCCGTTGCACGCTTGGTGGTAGATAAATTCAGCGATTTGACAGATAATTTTACATCGCCCCATGCACGTAGAAAAGTGCTATCTGGAGTAGTCATGACAACag GTACTGATGTGAAAGATGCTCAGGTTATAAGTGTTTCTACAGGAACAAAATGCATTAATGGAGAATATATGAGTGATCGTGGTCTTGCATTGAACGATTGCCATGCAGAAATTATAGCACGTAGATGCTTGCTTAAATTTCTCTATACACAACTTGAACTGCTCTTATG TAGTAAGGAAGATCAGCAAAAATCTATTTTTATCAAATCAGAACGAAGCGGGTTTAAATTGAGAGAAAATGTACAGTTTCATCTCTATATCAGCACCTCTCCTTGTGGCGATGCTCGGATTTTCTCACCACATGAAGCAGCACAAGAAG ATCAAGGAGACAGACATCCAAACCGGAAAGCAAGAGGACAGCTACGGACGAAAATCGAATCCGGGGAAGGAACAATCCCCGTCAGATCTACAACTACAATCCAGACGTGGGATGGAGTCCTACAGGGAGAAAGATTGCTTACTATGTCGTGCAGTGATAAGATAGCCAG ATGGAACGTGCTTGGTATCCAAGGAGCATTACTTACCCTCTTTGTTGAGCCAATTTACTTCTCTAGCATTATCTTGGGGAGCTTGTACCATGGAGACCATTTATCCAGAGCAGTATACCAGCGAATAGCAGAGATAGAAGATTTGCCCCCCCTCTATATACTCAACAGGCCTTTACTCAGTG